A stretch of Candidatus Eisenbacteria bacterium DNA encodes these proteins:
- a CDS encoding T9SS type A sorting domain-containing protein: MRESDVTASQIAFRLIPLGAGESSQILAAAGSADSLRFQAEIWAGDFDFTLIDPVGRVVDPDTAAIDPNVDYYEDALLMSYTVASSFEGEWSIVVDASQSADSALAAIKGIEYSPVFMRIGFDDVELEPSETQRIESVLEWNGQPILDAEVTGILIDPQEIHTDLSLLDDGTNGDLVPNDGIYTAEILGNQRTGQYMVHVHAGGIFGIDQVLNRDGSGVYFVAERPDLELLASDIELIPSTIDDQLKISVNMEFRNNGAAYAESVLVQVIEEETYIVFSESLFVNVAPGQELSLSTDWDVRFGIAEARLGGLVNTLGNLSEFNLADNEAYATLPLSGVEHENDLEEPQPSTEMPTEKLALRVFPNPFTNGTTIQYVLPRSQDIDLAVFDISGRRVRQLKKGMKVPGQYSVLWDSRNDNGQIVASGIYFARLRTGRHQEVNKLMFLR, translated from the coding sequence GTGCGTGAAAGTGATGTAACAGCAAGTCAAATTGCTTTTAGACTGATTCCGTTGGGGGCTGGCGAATCAAGTCAGATACTCGCTGCAGCAGGTTCCGCAGATAGCTTAAGATTTCAAGCTGAAATCTGGGCAGGTGATTTTGATTTCACTCTAATTGACCCTGTTGGAAGAGTTGTAGATCCAGATACTGCAGCCATTGATCCTAATGTCGACTATTATGAAGATGCCTTGTTGATGAGTTATACTGTTGCATCCAGCTTTGAAGGTGAGTGGTCGATTGTTGTGGATGCTTCGCAATCGGCTGATTCGGCCCTTGCTGCAATAAAGGGGATCGAGTACAGCCCAGTATTCATGCGGATTGGGTTTGATGATGTTGAACTTGAACCAAGCGAAACGCAAAGAATAGAGTCGGTGCTTGAATGGAATGGACAACCCATTCTTGATGCGGAAGTGACGGGAATATTGATTGATCCCCAGGAAATACACACAGATCTAAGCCTTCTTGATGATGGGACCAATGGTGATCTTGTGCCAAATGATGGCATTTATACTGCGGAAATATTGGGCAATCAACGCACTGGCCAATATATGGTTCATGTTCATGCAGGCGGTATATTTGGGATTGATCAAGTTTTGAATCGTGATGGATCAGGTGTCTATTTTGTGGCAGAGAGGCCAGATTTGGAATTGCTTGCCAGTGATATTGAACTAATACCTAGTACCATTGATGATCAGCTGAAGATATCGGTGAATATGGAGTTTAGAAACAACGGGGCAGCTTATGCGGAGTCTGTATTGGTTCAGGTTATTGAAGAAGAAACTTATATTGTATTTTCAGAATCACTGTTTGTTAATGTCGCTCCGGGCCAGGAACTTTCACTCTCGACGGATTGGGATGTGCGTTTCGGAATAGCAGAGGCGAGATTGGGTGGGCTTGTTAACACCTTAGGTAATCTATCGGAGTTTAATCTAGCAGATAACGAAGCCTATGCCACTTTGCCCCTGTCCGGTGTTGAGCATGAAAATGATCTGGAAGAACCCCAACCATCAACAGAAATGCCAACTGAAAAATTAGCGCTACGTGTCTTTCCGAATCCTTTCACCAATGGAACCACAATTCAATATGTTCTACCTCGATCACAAGATATTGATCTTGCTGTCTTTGACATTTCAGGTCGCAGAGTAAGGCAGCTAAAAAAGGGAATGAAGGTCCCAGGCCAGTATTCAGTTTTGTGGGATAGTCGCAATGACAACGGACAAATCGTTGCCAGTGGTATTTACTTTGCAAGGCTGAGAACAGGTCGCCATCAAGAGGTTAATAAATTAATGTTCTTGAGGTAG